One window from the genome of Sesamum indicum cultivar Zhongzhi No. 13 linkage group LG15, S_indicum_v1.0, whole genome shotgun sequence encodes:
- the LOC105178048 gene encoding cyclin-dependent kinase E-1 isoform X1 has product MGDGRGSNSGSNSNSKPEWLEQYDVIGKIGEGTYGLVFLAKIKSNRAKSIAIKKFKQSKDGDGVSPTAIREIMLLREISHENVVKLANVHINHADMSLYLAFDYAEHDLYEIIRHHRDKVNQPINQYTIKSILWQLLNGLNYLHSNWIVHRDLKPSNILVMGDGEEQGVVKIADFGLARIYQAPLKPLSENGVVVTIWYRAPELLLGAKHYTSAVDMWAVGCIFAELLTLKPLFQGQEVKGTPNPFQLDQLDKIFKVLGHPTQEKWPTLVNLPHWQSDVQHIQGHKYDNAGLYTVVHLSPKNPAYDLLSKMLEYDPRKRITAAQALDHEYFRMEPLPGRNALVSPQPGEKVVNYPTRPVDTSTDIEGTISLQPSQPVSSGNSMSGAMGGPHVMQNRSMPRPMPMVGMQRMQPPGIPAYNLASQAGMGGVNPGGIPMQRGVGPQAHQQQQMRRKDPGMGMTGYPPQQKSRRF; this is encoded by the exons ATGGGGGATGGAAGGGGAAGCAATTCGGGCAGTAACAGCAACAGCAAGCCGGAGTGGCTGGAGCAATACGATGTGATTGGGAAAATCGGGGAGGGAACTTATGGGCTGGTTTTCTTGGCGAAGATTAAGTCGAATCGCGCGAAATCTATAGCCATCAAGAAGTTCAAGCAGTCCAAAGATGGCGACGGCGTTTCTCCGACCGCAATTCGGGAAATCATG TTGTTACGTGAGATTTCCCATGAGAATGTTGTAAAGCTTGCGAATGTGCATATCAATCATGCGGACATGTCACTTTATCTAGCTTTTGACTATGCTGAGCACGACCTCTAT GAAATCATTAGACACCACAGGGACAAAGTCAACCAACCAATCAATCAGTATACCATCAAGTCAATATTGTGGCAGCTTCTTAATGGTCTCAATTATCTTCACAG TAACTGGATTGTCCATCGAGATCTGAAGCCTTCAAATATCCTT GTAATGGGTGATGGAGAAGAGCAAGGAGTAGTAAAAATTGCTGATTTTGGCCTTGCAAGAATTTACCAGGCTCCCTTAAAGCCACTATCCGAGAATGGG GTTGTTGTTACTATTTGGTATCGTGCCCCTGAGTTGCTCCTTGGGGCGAAACACTATACAAGTGCTGTTG ACATGTGGGCTGTTGGCTGCATCTTTGCTGAGCTTCTGACTCTAAAGCCGCTATTTCAAGGGCAAGAAGTCAAAGGGACTCCTAATCCATTTCAG CTTGATCaacttgacaaaatatttaaggTCCTAG GTCATCCCACACAAGAAAAGTGGCCAACTCTTGTGAACCTTCCACACTGGCAATCTGATGTGCAACATATTCAAGGACACAAATA TGATAATGCTGGACTTTACACTGTGGTTCATCTCTCTCCCAAAAATCCAGCATATGATCTCCTCTCCAAGATGCTTGA GTATGATCCCAGAAAACGAATAACAGCTGCACAGGCTCTTGATCATGA GTATTTTCGCATGGAACCTTTGCCGGGTCGCAA TGCTCTGGTATCTCCACAACCGGGAGAGAAAGTTGTGAATTACCCAACTCGGCCAGTGGACACAAGCACTGATATTGAAGGAACAATTAGTCTCCAGCCCTCTCAACCG GTATCATCTGGAAATTCGATGTCTGGGGCCATGGGAGGTCCTCATGTGATGCAAAATAGATCCATGCCCCGGCCAATGCCCATGGTTGGCATGCAACGGATGCAACCCCCCGGAATCCCAGCTTATAATCTTGCTTCTCAGGCTGGAATGGGTGGTGTAAATCCTGGTGGGATCCCAATGCAGCGAGGTGTTGGTCCCCAGGCTCATCAACAGCAACAG ATGAGAAGGAAGGACCCTGGAATGGGGATGACTGGATATCCTCCACAACAGAAATCAAGGCGCTTCTGA
- the LOC105178048 gene encoding cyclin-dependent kinase E-1 isoform X2 — translation MGDGRGSNSGSNSNSKPEWLEQYDVIGKIGEGTYGLVFLAKIKSNRAKSIAIKKFKQSKDGDGVSPTAIREIMLLREISHENVVKLANVHINHADMSLYLAFDYAEHDLYEIIRHHRDKVNQPINQYTIKSILWQLLNGLNYLHSNWIVHRDLKPSNILVMGDGEEQGVVKIADFGLARIYQAPLKPLSENGVVVTIWYRAPELLLGAKHYTSAVDMWAVGCIFAELLTLKPLFQGQEVKGTPNPFQLDQLDKIFKVLGHPTQEKWPTLVNLPHWQSDVQHIQGHKYDNAGLYTVVHLSPKNPAYDLLSKMLEYDPRKRITAAQALDHEYFRMEPLPGRNALVSPQPGEKVVNYPTRPVDTSTDIEGTISLQPSQPATLFRFLGKVDVPAVCGPRH, via the exons ATGGGGGATGGAAGGGGAAGCAATTCGGGCAGTAACAGCAACAGCAAGCCGGAGTGGCTGGAGCAATACGATGTGATTGGGAAAATCGGGGAGGGAACTTATGGGCTGGTTTTCTTGGCGAAGATTAAGTCGAATCGCGCGAAATCTATAGCCATCAAGAAGTTCAAGCAGTCCAAAGATGGCGACGGCGTTTCTCCGACCGCAATTCGGGAAATCATG TTGTTACGTGAGATTTCCCATGAGAATGTTGTAAAGCTTGCGAATGTGCATATCAATCATGCGGACATGTCACTTTATCTAGCTTTTGACTATGCTGAGCACGACCTCTAT GAAATCATTAGACACCACAGGGACAAAGTCAACCAACCAATCAATCAGTATACCATCAAGTCAATATTGTGGCAGCTTCTTAATGGTCTCAATTATCTTCACAG TAACTGGATTGTCCATCGAGATCTGAAGCCTTCAAATATCCTT GTAATGGGTGATGGAGAAGAGCAAGGAGTAGTAAAAATTGCTGATTTTGGCCTTGCAAGAATTTACCAGGCTCCCTTAAAGCCACTATCCGAGAATGGG GTTGTTGTTACTATTTGGTATCGTGCCCCTGAGTTGCTCCTTGGGGCGAAACACTATACAAGTGCTGTTG ACATGTGGGCTGTTGGCTGCATCTTTGCTGAGCTTCTGACTCTAAAGCCGCTATTTCAAGGGCAAGAAGTCAAAGGGACTCCTAATCCATTTCAG CTTGATCaacttgacaaaatatttaaggTCCTAG GTCATCCCACACAAGAAAAGTGGCCAACTCTTGTGAACCTTCCACACTGGCAATCTGATGTGCAACATATTCAAGGACACAAATA TGATAATGCTGGACTTTACACTGTGGTTCATCTCTCTCCCAAAAATCCAGCATATGATCTCCTCTCCAAGATGCTTGA GTATGATCCCAGAAAACGAATAACAGCTGCACAGGCTCTTGATCATGA GTATTTTCGCATGGAACCTTTGCCGGGTCGCAA TGCTCTGGTATCTCCACAACCGGGAGAGAAAGTTGTGAATTACCCAACTCGGCCAGTGGACACAAGCACTGATATTGAAGGAACAATTAGTCTCCAGCCCTCTCAACCG GCAACTCTCTTTCGTTTTCTGGGAAAGGTTGATGTGCCTGCTGTATGTGGTCCCCGTCATTGA